A window of the Besnoitia besnoiti strain Bb-Ger1 chromosome VI, whole genome shotgun sequence genome harbors these coding sequences:
- a CDS encoding hypothetical protein (encoded by transcript BESB_064690) produces MADSSLAAACEADCDWRRGAGGGGGGCERDADAEKGEARESNQETEGTEAEATEGPPHSRRTHQAACETAEESVCSAGDNAARLASTTEPNFNFRWLLTHDSLPRRKRVHVRHEDLPPRKERAAATCCASLCGGADNQAGRREGDLSGAAGSPPSDLLPAARNEERESGSQRQDAQEITGVKAKRQRTKLEKVPQRREEYPGENEAVEELDGLYCLFGALSFRFCRASFRGHALLSPLLVSASSTFRGGPRRLAWSDAFHHFAFSACDSLSQLSNLHGGVASARGGRAKRLVEPRPVEPEAARSDAASPGPALQNIDCPKTARTESRRLSAERDVEGSAADSADAGETAPETVGETDGRKRPTGDGRATGDVQVVGDCEREDANQAKRDGGQREDDLEEGAQRGERETECVRRTPAGRETAAAREPNALARRDRSEILARGDGPNKAESEAREEPSTADAFRHASCGQKGHAPLRERESERLDSGHCWALESAGSAAQEPHLLAQAARRWKPKREETRGALCERAARAEAACPSPSPVRPEGRGGLRERQRAEAAPQPNAGAHRELLESKKRGDPVTADNEAERGNSHAEQRRSDKAHEASLLGDCLRTCSAADVLSADGEGSLFLSRASSGAPLRETGDTVDAEGAHGNEAASIFSERSEARERSSIRWKRLLLLLILGLQMTLNIDNGVVPAVLVDLGKEFNANASEQGLVGALPHIGMLVFCPFCARCLEVFRPQRLLTFSLLLNACAVLLFAASSTCPALFFSRFLIGFSQTAFVVYAPVWIDTFAPAKLLTLWMGLTQSAVVFGVVGGYLLAGFLRRAGVDWRSALFLQAACLLCLILFLALADASHIDVWAQPGREDGNDGTEAASDEECDAKSGKQRKVAEDAEARACLPSTDEETYDHAAAESECEEERAELERREGAQASAQARKKKTEKRDSEGEKQLAEQFEKGKTAGGTWKRSMQAATRFPAVSPEEASEHEDAEELNRGGSRRQTRRKKRRPAKQRNGSTNAGRQPTHAEREPGHQAGEEGKQAKIEEGRDNNTPLERGKTRERWSETASQIPATGAEAKHQERQTCQQEPKTETPESQAAEKTTRLVANQMRRALPPLPPFLPAQRTRTSSCLSTSFAESASASSPSRSFVFASESARAAAPSSACPVSALFDFGPSHRAAASTSVSRLPPLAFSSAAPEALQAFRSSATSSALCQAPSAPRLPSSAAQLMPALLSSSAEASSRLSCACVPPSLGREPATTTAAASRLSPELVFRAALGVLPTPSPSPRASSFSSPRSRLVRSASFAALPAASSVSSSAFATASPSALAPSSPFLPLSAPTAAALPAASLPSLRLSQGFALAPRSAPSHRRPSSLASSAFLPFRAHFRPCASPRGHTQPPKTSASPRPPKVDAHAPAVSASAAPRRRGAFSLPQAEPESPLGALEDAHDRKREKEAACLSLARSAELRVSIPGSPFPSSAAPVSPPSAASALPRFFRRLRLWPVETLSLLRAVPPSPTPPVSSAIVPQEPLRAGGGEDARDAPAQATAEGADVSRAAGRETEAAWASATAPWRRDATARGAALLHDDYRPMHPQEVSEECAEKKAKQREVIASGAAEDGTCGREGTSDAAGEETRGVLQKDKRRLQGPPFFFHASSLPFGSSWSAKRDGGRSRVSRFSSSTEGARGKRDAGPPEDKRREEEREAMRRWKQRQLILAAIEHAHCGISDLRREREKKASLKRERESGHRSVLPGEKAQERGRERKRDAEGATPPRDMSLRERVRGEKPRLEGGAQEMRVALKRGEKRKRELSESKAESLEDSRTNGGDSPRAPSKRRKPGSRISATKPGEASTRLVTFRRDASRGASAARHHSQPPRVLRLLRHIPSRSAHLPPAALPPSLEKARGSLASSESSSTPAISLSATLSSASSPTPRWRLRFARRISPPASSAVHLEPAAHVVVLQPQLPPQAPLLSHEQLPLSPGALEVRREQAGAPGVAAASALSQPLFYALHASCDRRKSHAGSAAAPAAPARKHARSEPVSDAFLRGSRLLFFAPPIGIILAAPPPPRSRLKAKPASSQEPKARVGAFGAFRVEDEDACEAPGDGRAIGSHAAPKGASRRDGDRLISARTTSLAQSFERGELEATGQKEGKERAERGGRKTLREAAREGDESTGQREAERDAGREAAPQDSAREQNERTQKASELCLATPESQEDAGPPCGDADAPRNLTSLDEADACYAKGTIGDAGGLQGTGRERGAKAGEERPMLAGRNETRRQKGALTKHAESQGESREQIFHRREEDETRGEEAEAIGRDRRDNGDLEKKEAQPCVEGHEEENCEGLREDARGAREEAEDETRVKRPSGDEGDGGSRPFKGADTSERRRARRDRQEREKEARPSAALEETRQLEQDVERSEEENSDSGANADATGRRGKVLKPVDRQLCVPSCCFSLRSLGAKQAAKKPPSLTLLRARRRPLARAEPRAVGKKGRQRPLEKAREWKQDEDSDYGHAVFIPAPRKGMSAPRPPPPPGVAVAASGSTGKEQLGSPAKAPRTAFSSRSSSSLPSSDSSSSPPPCGIFASPLLRPFPPEESEDADAVLLVPLEIHAASPLRVPQEGLSPSSARASLPLCAASSLSAAAPFAVSHLEIFSLAPEAATPSPALGAERLSPSPSPSASCFREPTSHRAPGVDAASERGEETRERGNEARQNISGEEGGDASPDGEVGERDERRDTAAASLQAVAEGAEADADSREGGVCRYSGGCRAGQDCEKRERDAQAPPEVEVLCAFNDAPLEAAALAGAAVLLASPPAAAIAPLPQEKDGRRAEGTEQEKKASVVGTPQREGEDDEREGERFAEEAQGIHAITIMPTEGIRLLEAEEGAEAAQDETGLGTEEREQTEEARDDTSEQGEYTESRWAEEGNPRDAAEGEKRSDRGEPRSAEKRRARRLEQLKGQGAEEPTAEGKTRNARASQTHSGILHVGERAVKQDMASEARSSFASGCLFKRQRLAGENSEGAAQEESEEGEERDALCRGQMQEDESERERDEGATEAAEKDATSDCLREAEARREGAATATKREAAEASKDRLCVEEHEKTQLPTDPLASVIALVPVTLRTLAAADDMETGAEEPTAECIPGAGCEGRGEAPNPTSAGAHRAARPKACPGEGDTSGESEVFTQRGAPKAGCVRRYEDEKRQGDAREQDPLNTRQQNGAETTREEEVEKEEAPRFFDTRGRGPLLTELTEPQRDSLALQTPARAEGESKHLLAVEKHSRDAHFTESSPSDAEVDRASQETAHAPGGSSREARATSARQQEMVRKFSKPTQDPRVGRMGVDAEEVEARQTETENGEERPEAHEEDNSDVDALSSSWSGSEENEEEAWKSHAVWKLFRNPLYMCLVLALCSLFFEVTAIQFWATRYFEEELHADTATVLISFSTTAATAPAVGIFAGAFAMDFLGGYRETLHQQRRAVCCLVGLSALCASLGLCAAFAVASFWPALALVWLLLFAGGTILPTASGLLLAVVDGCLRAKASGTATFFYTLLGYTAGAFLPGLVSDALGTKGAMQMILLWPLFGFAFLLLAFFFVSRLRSEEEGSEEAEGG; encoded by the exons ATGGCAGACTCATCGCTggctgcggcctgcgaggccgaCTGCGAttggcggcgaggcgcagggggcggcggaggaggatgCGAACGTgacgcagatgcagagaagggagaggcaAGAGAATCCAATCAAGAAACTGAAGGAACTGAAGCAGAAGCGACAGAAGGTCCTCCACATTCTCGCAGGACGCATCAAGCTGCTTGCGAGACAGCGGAAGAGAGTGTGTGTTCCGCTGGAGACAACGCGGCACGGCTCGCGAGCACAACTGAGCCAAACTTCAACTTTAGGTGGCTGCTCACACATGactctcttcctcgccgaAAAAGAGTCCACGTGCGGCATGAAGACCTGCCGCCAAGGAAAGAGAGGGCAGCAGCAACGTGCTGTGCGAGCCtctgtggaggcgcggaCAACCAAGCCGGGCGACGGGAAGGAGAcctctccggcgcggcggggtcgCCGCCTTCAGATCTACTCCCAGCTGCAAGAaacgaagagcgagagagcggcagccagAGGCAGGACGCGCAGGAAATAACGGGGGTGAAAGCCAAACGACAGAGAACTAAATTAGAGAAGGTCCCGCAACGAAGGGAAGAATACCCCGGCGAGAACGAGGCAGTCGAAGAGCTGGATG GGCTCTACTGTCTCTTCGGAGCCCTTTCTTTCCGCTTCTGCCGCGCGTCCTTCCGCGGTCATGCCCtgctctctccgctgctcgTTTCTGCCTCGAGCACCTTCCGCGGAGGTCCTCGACGCCTCGCGTGGAGCGACGCGTTCCATCatttcgccttctccgcttgcGACTCCCTCAGCCAGCTTTCCAACCTTCACGGTGGAGTTGCGTCAGCGCGGGGGGGCAGAGCGAAGCGCCTCGTGGAGCCGAGACCTGTCGAGCctgaagccgcgcgaagcgacgcagcCTCGCCTGGACCTGCTCTCCAAAATATCGACTGCCCAAAGACGGCGAGAACTGAGAGCCGACGCCTCAGCGCAGAGCGCGACGTCGAGGGCAGTGCCGCGgactctgcagacgcaggagaAACGGCGCCCGAGACGGTAGGCGAAACCGACGGCCGTAAACGGCCAAcaggcgacgggcgcgctACAGGCGATGTGCAAGTAGTGGGGGATTGTGAGAGGGAGGACGCGAACCAGGCGAAAAGAGACGGCGGACAAAGAGAGGACGACCTAGAGGAGGGAGCCCAacgcggcgagagggagacagagTGTGTGAGACGAACCCCAGCGGGAAGggagacagccgccgcgagagaaCCGAACGCGCTGGCTCGAAGGGACAGGAGCGAGATCCTGGCTAGGGGCGATGGACCCAACAAAGCCGAAAGCGAGGCAAGAGAAGAGCCCAGCACCGCCGACGCCTTCAGACACGCCAGTTGCGGCCAGAAAGGCCACGCGCCActccgcgagcgagaaagcgaaagGCTGGACTCGGGGCACTGCTGGGCGCTTGaaagcgccggcagcgcggctcAGGAGCCGCacctcctcgcgcaggcagcgaggcgctggaaaccgaagagggaggagacgcggggcGCACTCtgcgagagggcggcgcgcgcagaggccgcgtgtCCTTCTCCGTCTCCAGTGCGACCcgaagggcgcggaggactccgggagagacagcgcgcagaggccgcgccgcagccgaacGCCGGAGCCCACCGCGAGCTGCTCGAGTCCAAGAAAAGAGGAGACCCTGTGACGGCAGACAATGAGGCGGAAAGAGGGAACTCCCACGCAgaacagaggcgcagcgacaaGGCGCATGAAGCGTCGCTCCTGGGCGACTGCCTCCGCACTTGCTCAGCGGCTGACGTTCTCTctgccgacggcgaaggcagcctTTTCCTGTCGCGAGCTTCGTCAGGGGCCCCGCTGAGGGAGACAGGGGACACTgtcgacgcagaaggcgcgcacgGAAACGAGGCGGCTTCGATATTTTccgagaggagcgaggcgcgcgagcgcagctcTATACGGTGGAAGCGTCTCCTCTTGCTTCTCATTCTCGGCCTCCAAATGACTCTGAACATCGACAACGGCGTCGTGCCGGCGGTGCTGGTTGACCTTGGGAAAGAATTCAACGCAAACGCCTCGGAGCAGG GTCTCGTCGGGGCGCTTCCGCACATCGGCATGCTGGTTTTCTGCCCCTTCTGTGCGCGATGCCTGGAGGTCTTCCGTCCGCAGCGTTTGCTGACTTTTTCGCTGCTCTTGAACGCGTGTGCggttctcctcttcgccgcaagTTCGACGTGCCCTGCgctgtttttctcgcgcttcctcaTCGGCTTCTCGCAAACTGCCTTCGTCGTCTACGCGCCTGTCTGGATCGACACATTCGCGCCCGCCAAGCTCCTCACCCTGTGGATGGGTCTCACGCAGTCTGCTGTTGTCTTCGGAGTCGTT GGAGGCTACTTGCTGGCGGGGTTTttgcggcgcgccggagtGGACTGGCGCTCTGCGCTGTTCCTGCAGGCCGCGTGCCTGCTGTGTCTCATActtttcctcgcgctcgcggacgcgtcCCACATCGACGTCTGGGCGCAGCCTGGGCGGGAAGACGGAAACGACGGGACGGAGGCTGCCTCTGACGAGGAATgcgacgcgaagagcggCAAGCAACGAAAAGttgcagaagacgcagaggcgcgcgcttgCCTGCCCTCGACAGACGAAGAAACATACGAtcacgcagcagcggagagcgaaTGCGAAGAAGAACGAGCCGAACTggagcggcgagaaggcgctcaAGCCTCTGCCCAGGCGCGCaaaaagaagacagagaaacgggacagcgagggagaaaagcAGCTCGCAGAGCAATTCGAAAAGGGGAAAACCGCCGGAGGAACCTGGAAGCGAAGCATGCAAGCAGCAACTCGTTTCCCCGCTGTATCGCCGGAGGAGGCTAGCGAgcacgaagacgccgaggagctgaaccgaggaggaagcagacgacagacgcggaggaagaaacgaAGGCCAGCGAAGCAGCGTAACGGAAGCACAAACGCGGGTCGACAgccgacgcatgcagaacGCGAGCCAGGACACCAGgcgggcgaagaaggaaagcaAGCAAAGATagaagaagggcgagacAACAACACTCCGCTCGAACGCGGCAAAACGCGCGAGAGGTGGAGCGAGACAGCGTCACAGATACCCGCCACGGGAGCAGAAGCGAAGCACCAAGAAAGACAGACATGCCAACAGGAGCCAAAGACGGAAACGCCAGAATCTCAGGCAGCAGAAAAGACAACGCGACTTGTAGCGAATCAGATGAGGCGGGCCttgccgccgcttcctcccttCCTCCCTGCACAACGAACTCGCACTTCGTCTTGCCTCTCCACAAGTTtcgccgagagcgcgagtgcatcttctccctctcgttCTTTTGTTTTTGCTTCAGagagcgcacgcgccgcagcgccgtctTCCGCATGCCCAGTGTCTGCGTTGTTCGACTTCGGTCCATCACACCGAGCTGCTGCCTCTACTTCCGtgtcgcgtcttccgcctctcgccttcagctccgcggcgccggaggctcTGCAGGCATTCCGTTCCTCTGCGACTTCGTCTGCTTTGTGTCAGGCTCCAAGCGCCCCCCGCCttccctcctctgccgctcAGCTTATGCCCGCTCtgctttcttcctccgcggaggcctcctctcgcctcagTTGTGCCTGTGTGCCTCCCTCCCTCGGTCGCGAGCCTGCAACAACGacagccgctgcgtctcgcctcaGCCCCGAGCTCGTCTTCCGTGCAGCACTTGGCGTTCTCCCAACTCCGAGTCCGTCGCCCCGCGCGTCCTCgttttcgtctcctcgctctcgcttggttcgctccgcctccttcgctgccttgcccgcggcctcgtcggtGTCATCCTCTGCTTTCGcgactgcgtcgccttccgccttggcgccctcttctccttttcttccgctgtcggcgcccacagctgctgcgttgcctgcggcctcgctcccttctctgcggcttTCTCAAGGCTTcgcactcgcgccgcggtcTGCGCCAAGCCATCGCCGTCCGTCTTCGcttgcctcctccgcgttcCTTCCTTTCCGCGCACACTTTCgtccctgcgcgtctcctcgcggtcacacgcagccgccgaaaacgagcgcctcgccgcgaccgccgaaagtcgacgcgcatgcgccagccGTCTCTGCGAGTGCGGCGCCCCGACGGCGCGGGGCCTTTAGTTTGCCTCAGGCGGAACCTGAAAGCCCCCTAGGAGCCCTCGAGGACGCACAtgacagaaagagagaaaaagaagctgCGTGCCTTTCActcgctcgctctgcggAACTGCGTGTCTCGATCCCCGGCTCCCCCTTCccctcgtctgctgcgccggtctcgccgccttctgcggcctctgcgctccctcgcttcttccgccgcctgcgtctgtggCCGGTCGAGACGCTCAGCCTCCTGCGTGCGGTCCCCccgtcgccgacgccgcctgtCTCGAGCGCCATCGTCCCACAGGAGCCTTTGCGCGCTGGagggggagaagacgcgcgagacgcgcctgcgcaagcgactgcggaaggcgcagacgtctcgcgcgcggccgggagagagacagaagccGCATGGGCGAGCGCCACAGCGCCGTGGAGAAGAGACGCaacagcgcgaggcgcggcgcttctgcatGACGACTACAGGCCAATGCACCCTCAGGAAGTGAGTGAAGAgtgcgcggagaagaaagcgaagcagagagaagtGATCGCgtcaggcgcggcggaggatgGAACGTgcgggcgagaaggaacgagtgacgcagcaggcgaggagacacgggGAGTGCTGCAGAAAGACAAACGCCGCCTCCAAGGCCCCCCCTTCTTTTTCCATGCGTCGTCCTTGCCCTTTGGCTCTTCTTGGAGTGCGAAGCGAGACGGAGGGCGAAGTCGAGtttcgcgcttctcctcctccacagaaggcgcacgcggcaAGCGAGACGCAGGGCCGCCGGAGGACaagcggcgagaagaagagcgagaggcgatgCGTAGGTGGAAGCAGCGTCAGCTGATTCTCGCTGCCATCGAGCACGCGCACTGCGGCATCTCGGATCTccgacgcgagagagaaaagaaagcatCACtcaagagagaaagagaaagcggaCATCGCAGCGTCCTGCCAGGCGAAAAAGCCCAGGAGcgaggacgagagagaaaacgcgacgcagagggtgcgacgccgccgagggaCATGTCTCTGCGAGAGCGAGTTCGAGGCGAAAAGCCAAggctggaaggcggcgctcAAGAAATGCGAGTCGCGCTGAAACGCGGAGAGAAACGCAAGCGCGAGCTGAGTGAGAGCAAAGCAGAGAGCCTTGAGGACTCGCGCACGAACGGCGGGGACTCGCCACGGGCGCCCAGCAAACGAAGAAAGCCTGGTTCCAGGATCTCTGCAACGAAGCCAGGGGAAGCTTCGACGCGGCTGGTCACATTCCGCCGAgacgcctcccgcggcgcctctgcggcacgTCATCacagccagccgccgcgcgtcctccgcctgcttCGGCACATTccctctcgctcggcgcatctgccgccggctgcgcttccgccttccctcgagaaggcgcgcggttCCCTAGCCTCTTCTGAGTCGTCCTCCACGCCCGCGATTtcgctctccgcgacgctctcaagtgcgtcttcgccgaccCCTCGATGGCGACTGCGATTCGCCAGGCGCATCTCCCCTCCGGCCTCGAGCGCTGTGCACCTCGAGCCTGCTGCACACGTCGTCGTGCTTCAGCCGCAGCTCCCTCCACAGGCGCCTCTGCTCTCTCACGAGCAActtccgctctctcccggCGCGCTTGAGGTGAGGCGTGAGCAGGCGGGAGCGCCAGGTGtggccgctgcgtctgccctCAGCCAGCCTCTTTTTTacgcgctgcatgcgagctGCGACAGGCGGAAGAGccacgccggcagcgcggctgcgcccgccgcgcccgcgcggaagCACGCGCGTTCCGAACCCGTCTCGGATGCCTTTCTCAGGGGCTCGcggctcctcttcttcgcgccgcctATCGGCATCATTctggccgcgcctccgccgcctcggagTCGCCTCAAGGCGAAGCCGGCGAGCAGCCAGGAGCCGAAGGCTCGCGTCGGTGCCTTCGGCGCGTTCAGggtggaggacgaagacgcgtgcgaggcgcccggcgacgggcgcgccaTTGggtcgcacgcggcgccgaaggggGCGTCCAGAAGAGACGGCGATCGGCTTATCTCTGCGCGCACAACCTCTCTCGCACAGAGTTTTGAAAGAGGCGAACTAGAGGCGACAGGGCAGAAGGAGGGAAAagaacgcgcagagaggggcgGACGGAAAACActgcgcgaggctgcgagggagggagacgagAGCACAGGGCAGAGGGAGGCTGAACGTGACGCCGGAAGAGAGGCTGCACCACAAGACAGCGCACGAGAGCAGAACGAacgcacgcagaaggcgagcgagcttTGCTTAGCAACCCCAGAGAGCCAGGAAGATGCAGGCCCTCCTTgtggcgacgcggacgcgccacGCAACCTCACCAGCCTCGACGAAGCCGACGCGTGCTATGCGAAGGGGACGATCGGTGACGCCGGAGGCCTGCAAGGGACtggaagggagagaggcgcgaaggcgggggAGGAACGACCCATGCTTGCCGGCAGGAATGAAACACGAAGACAGAAAGGGGCTCTGACTAAACACGCAGAGAGTCAAGGCGAGTCCAGAGAACAAATCTTTCatcgccgcgaggaggatgagactcgaggagaagaagcggaggcgatcggcagagacagacgtGACAACGGCGACCTCGAAAAAAAGGAGGCACAGCCATGCGTAGAAGGGCATGAAGAGGAGAACTGCGAGGGACTGCGAgaggacgcccgcggcgcgcgcgaggaggcggaagacgaaaccCGAGTAAAACGGCCGAGCGGGGATGAAGGCGATGGAGGGAGCCGACCCTTCAAAGGAGCCGATACGAGCGAGCGCAGACGAGCAAGGAGAGAcaggcaagagagagagaaggaagcgaggccCAGCGCTGCTCTGGAAGAGACACGACAGCTGGAGCAGGACGTGGAaaggagcgaagaagaaaacagcgACTCTGGCGCGAACGCGGACGCaacaggcagacgcggaaagGTCCTGAAGCCAGTCGACAGGCAGCTGTGCGTTCCTTCGTGTTGCTTCTCACTCCGGTCTCTGGGAGCGAAGCAAGCGGCAAAGAAACCTCCGAGTCTcactctgcttcgcgcgaggcgcaggccgctcgcgcgtgcggagccgcgcgctgtAGGCAAGAAGGGAAGACAGAGACCTCTGGAAAAGGCGCGCGAGTGGAAGCAGGACGAAGACTCGGATTATGGCCATGCAGTGTTCATTCCGGCTCCGCGAAAGGGCatgtccgcgccgcggccgccgccccctcccgGAGTCGCTGTAGCTGCCTCGGGGTCCACGGGGAAGGAACAATTGGGCAGCCCCGCCAAAGCTCCGCGCAccgctttctcctctcgctccaGTTCTTCCTTGCCGTCGTCGGactcgtcctcttcgccgcctccctgcgGGATTTTTGCATCGCCTCTGCTCCGCCCCTTTCCGcccgaggagagcgaggacgcagatgCCGTTCTCCTCGTTCCACTCGAAATCcacgccgcgtctccgctgcgcgtccCGCAGGAGGGGCTCTCTCCCTCAAgtgctcgcgcctcgctgcctctgtgtgccgcttcttcgctttccgcGGCAGCACCGTTCGCTGTGTCGCACCTCGAGatcttctccctcgctccgGAGGCCGCCACACCATCTCCCGCCCTCGGGGCTGAGCggctgtctccctctccttctccctccgcttcttGTTTTCGAGAGCCGACTTCCCACCGTGCGCCGGGAGTCGATGCGGCATCGgaacgcggcgaagaaaCCCGTGAACGAGGAAACGAAGCCAGGCAAAACAtcagcggagaagagggcggcgacgcgagtcCTGATGGAGAGGtaggagagcgagacgagcgCAGAGACACTGCAGCTGCCAGCCTCCAAGCCgtggcggaaggcgcagaagcggacgcggactcgcgcgagggcggcgtctgcagataCTCTGGCGGCTGCCGAGCAGGACAAGATTgtgagaaaagagagagagatgcgcAAGCGCCTCCAGAAGTCGAAGTTCTGTGCGCGTTCAACGATGCGCCTCTCGAAGCCGCAGCGCTCGCCGGAGCTGCCGTGCTTCTGGCCTCCCCTCCAGCGGCCGCCATTGCTCCGCTTCCCCAAGAGAAagacggcagacgcgccgaagGCACAGaacaggagaagaaggcctcGGTCGTCGGCACGCcacagcgcgaaggcgaagacgacgagagagaaggagaaagatTCGCGGAAGAAGCTCAGGGGATTCACGCGATTACCATCATGCCAACTGAGGGCATCCGCCTTTTGGaagccgaggaaggcgcagaagcagcgcaAGATGAAACGGGGCTAGGCACGGAGGAACGTGAGCAAActgaggaagcgagagacgaTACCAGCGAACAGGGAGAATACACAGAAAGCAGATgggcggaagaaggaaatccgagagacgcagcagagggcgagaagcGGAGTGACCGCGGCGAACCGCGTTCAGCAGAAAAGAGgcgggctcggcgcctcgagcAGCTGAAGGGACAAGGGGCGGAGGAACCCACTGCAGAGGGAAAAACAAGGaacgcacgcgcctcgcaaACGCATTCAGGCATCCTGCACGTCGGCGAACGCGCGGTGAAGCAGGATATGGCCTCTGAAGCAAGGAGTAGCTTCGCGTCCGGATGTCTTTTCAAAAGGCAGAGACTCGCAGGAGAAAACAGCGAGggagctgcgcaggaggaaagcgaagaaggcgaggaaagaGACGCCTTGTGTCGCGGACAGATGCAGGAAGAtgagagcgagcgcgagagagacgagggcgccacagaggcggcagaaaaGGACGCGACCTCCGACTGCCTgcgagaagcggaggcgcgccgcgaaggcgcagcgactgccacgaagagagaggcagccgaAGCGAGCAAGGATCGCCTTTGTGTTGAGGAACACGAGAAAACTCAGCTCCCGACAGATCCGCTGGCGAGCGTGATTGCCCTCGTTCCGGTGACGTTGCGGACGCTcgcggcagcagacgacATGGAAActggcgcagaggagccgaCTGCGGAGTGCATCCCAGGGGCGGGGTGCgaagggcgcggagaggccccCAACCCGACGTCCGCAGGAGCCCATCGAGCAGCGAGACCGAAGGCGTGcccaggcgaaggagacaccaGCGGAGAAAGTGAGGTCTtcacgcagcgaggcgcgccgaaaGCAGGCTGCGTGCGGAGATACGAAGACGAAAAGAGGCAGGGGGACGCCCGCGAACAAGACCCGTTGAACACGAGGCAGCAAAATGGAGCAGAAACAACTCGGGAAGAGGAGgtggagaaggaggaagcacCTCGCTTCTTCGACACCCGGGGCCGAGGGCCTCTGCTTACAGAGCTGACTGAGCCTCAGCGTGACAGCCTCGCCCTTCAGACtccagcgcgagcggagggagaAAGCAAACAtctgctcgccgtcgagaagcactcgcgcgacgcgcactTCACAGAAAGCAGTCCAAGCGACGCGGAAGTCGACAGAGCATCGCAGGAaacggcgcacgcgcctggaggcagcagccgcgaggcgcgagcgactaGCGCGCGGCAACAGGAAATGGTGAGAAAGTTCAGCAAGCCAACACAGGACCCCAGAGTGGGGCGCATGGGCgtcgacgcggaggaagtcGAGGCACGCCAAACGGAGACTGAAAATGGGGAAGAACGGCCCGAAGCTCACGAGGAAGACAACAGCGACGTCGACGCACTCTCGTCGTCGTGGAGCGGCAGTGAAGAgaatgaagaagaggcttggAAGAGCCACGCAGTATGGAAGCTGTTCAG AAATCCGTTGTACATGTGTCTGGTCCTGGCGCTGTGCTCGCTGTTCTTCGAAGTGACGGCCATCCAGTTTTGGGCGACGCGGTACTTCGAAGAGGAGCTACAT GCGGACACGGCGACGGTTTTGATAAGCTTCTCGActacggcggcgacggcgccggcagtcGGCATTTTCGCGGGGGCCTTTGCAATGGACTTTCTGGGTGGCTACCGCGAGACGCTTCaccagcagcggcgggctGTGTGTTGCCTCGTCGGGCTCTcggccctctgcgcctctctggggctctgcgcggcgttcgcggtCGCAAGCTTCTGGCCAGCACTCGCACTCGTCtggctcctcctcttcgcgggcgGCACGATCCTCCCCACAGCCAgcggcctgctgctcgccgtcgtcgacggctgcctccgcgccaaGGCCTCGGGCACCGCGACCTTCTTCTACACCCTCCTCGGCTACACAGCCGGCGCCTTCCTGCCAGGCCTCGTCAGCGACGCGCTCGGCACCAAAGGCGCCATGCAg ATGATTCTGCTCTGGCCTCTCTTCGGTTTTGCTTTCCTTCTCCTGGCGTTCTTTTTCGTTTCCCGCCTTCGCAGTGAAGAAGagggcagcgaagaagcggaaggggGCTAG